From Cyclobacteriaceae bacterium, a single genomic window includes:
- a CDS encoding PAS domain S-box protein → MIEEIQDYAIILLSKDGIIQEWNKGAEKIKLYKEEEIIGKHFSIFYFPEDIETNLPNNLINTAASKGSARHEGWRRRKDGSRFWGSITITALHGDQDEVIGFVKITRDLSEKKAIEDDLRTSEERYHKMISEVQDYAIILLNKEGVIENWNAGAQSIKGYAASEVIGKNFELFYTPEDRKRNLPASLLNEARNSGKAVQEGWRVRKDGTRFWGTIVITALHGHGGEVIGFSKVTRDLTQKRIAEEQLLAYAKELEQQNSELEQFAYVASHDLQEPLRKIQTFSEVILDNFEDRELVTRYFGKLNSSAKRMAELVKSLLNYSRLAKDTTETSLVDLDDILEETKIDFELLIEEKKAVIESDNLPAIHGNHIQLGQLFSNLISNALKFSSAHPKIYVTHSVISRDQINHAPETLTGGQFHHICIADNGIGFEQQYGKIIFSLFQRLHGKQEFAGTGIGLALCKKIIENHHGFISAEGELGKGSSFNIYLPV, encoded by the coding sequence ATGATAGAAGAGATTCAGGACTATGCTATCATTTTATTAAGCAAAGACGGAATCATCCAGGAATGGAATAAAGGAGCAGAGAAGATCAAACTATATAAAGAGGAAGAAATTATAGGGAAGCACTTCAGCATATTCTATTTCCCTGAGGACATTGAGACAAACCTTCCAAACAACTTAATCAACACTGCTGCCAGCAAGGGATCAGCCAGGCATGAGGGATGGCGCAGAAGAAAGGATGGATCCAGATTCTGGGGAAGCATTACCATCACCGCTCTTCATGGAGATCAGGATGAGGTAATAGGCTTCGTAAAGATTACGCGTGATCTTTCTGAAAAGAAGGCAATCGAGGATGATCTCCGCACCAGTGAAGAGCGATATCACAAGATGATCTCTGAGGTTCAGGATTATGCCATCATTCTTTTGAACAAGGAAGGTGTCATTGAGAACTGGAATGCTGGAGCTCAATCGATCAAAGGATACGCTGCTTCCGAAGTGATCGGAAAGAACTTTGAGTTGTTCTATACTCCGGAAGACAGGAAAAGGAATCTGCCGGCATCTCTTTTAAATGAAGCAAGAAATTCCGGTAAAGCTGTTCAGGAAGGATGGAGGGTTAGAAAAGATGGGACGAGATTCTGGGGAACGATTGTGATCACGGCCCTGCATGGCCATGGGGGAGAAGTGATCGGCTTTTCAAAAGTTACCCGTGACCTTACTCAAAAGAGAATTGCTGAAGAGCAACTACTGGCGTATGCCAAAGAACTCGAGCAACAGAATAGTGAACTCGAACAATTTGCCTATGTGGCTTCCCATGATCTTCAGGAACCTTTGCGGAAGATCCAAACTTTCTCTGAGGTCATTCTTGACAATTTTGAAGACAGAGAATTGGTCACACGGTATTTTGGCAAGCTGAATTCATCCGCTAAAAGGATGGCAGAGCTGGTAAAGTCATTGCTTAATTATAGCAGACTGGCAAAAGACACGACGGAGACTTCTCTTGTTGATCTTGATGATATCCTGGAAGAAACGAAAATTGATTTTGAATTGCTTATTGAAGAAAAGAAAGCGGTGATTGAATCAGATAATCTGCCGGCCATCCACGGCAATCACATTCAGCTTGGTCAGCTTTTTTCAAATCTTATTTCAAATGCATTGAAGTTTTCCAGTGCGCACCCTAAGATTTATGTAACCCATAGTGTCATCTCAAGGGATCAAATCAACCATGCACCGGAGACACTGACGGGCGGACAATTCCATCATATCTGCATAGCGGATAACGGTATCGGCTTCGAGCAGCAGTATGGTAAAATTATCTTTTCATTGTTCCAACGACTACACGGCAAACAGGAATTCGCGGGTACGGGTATTGGTCTGGCGTTGTGCAAAAAGATCATAGAGAATCATCATGGGTTCATCAGTGCAGAGGGTGAGTTGGGGAAGGGATCGAGTTTTAATATTTATTTACCTGTGTAG
- a CDS encoding response regulator — protein sequence MRQCFLIDDDEDDQELFAMALKSVDNHIQLITASNGAEAISLLNSNTDLKPDFIFIDVNMPKMNGVECLKGIMTIDRLKTSTKFMFSTSAGPSVVNECKLIGADDFIVKPGSLSQLKQTLEKAIK from the coding sequence ATGAGACAGTGCTTTCTTATTGATGATGACGAAGACGATCAGGAGCTATTTGCGATGGCCCTGAAGTCCGTGGATAATCATATTCAATTAATAACCGCCAGCAACGGCGCAGAGGCGATATCTCTCCTTAATTCAAATACAGATCTGAAGCCCGATTTTATCTTCATTGACGTCAACATGCCCAAAATGAATGGCGTCGAGTGCCTGAAGGGAATCATGACCATTGATCGGTTGAAGACATCCACAAAGTTCATGTTCTCGACATCGGCAGGGCCAAGCGTAGTAAATGAATGCAAGCTGATTGGTGCTGACGATTTCATTGTTAAACCCGGAAGCCTGAGCCAACTCAAACAGACATTGGAGAAAGCCATAAAATGA
- a CDS encoding EVE domain-containing protein: MNYWLIKSEPFKYSWEQFVREGRTFWDGVRNYTARNNLRAMKLGDQAFFYHSNEGMAIVGIAEVVKEAYQDPTTTDPNWVVVEFKPLKAMPRPVTLSEIKQEPGLKNMDLVRLSRLSVGAVKEKEYRKVLSMSEANILSK, from the coding sequence ATGAATTACTGGTTGATCAAGTCCGAGCCTTTCAAATACAGCTGGGAACAGTTCGTCAGGGAGGGAAGGACATTCTGGGATGGCGTTCGCAATTACACGGCACGCAATAACCTGAGAGCGATGAAATTAGGGGATCAGGCATTCTTTTATCACAGCAATGAGGGGATGGCCATCGTTGGAATTGCCGAAGTTGTAAAAGAAGCCTATCAGGATCCGACGACTACCGATCCTAACTGGGTGGTGGTAGAGTTCAAACCCCTGAAGGCGATGCCAAGACCCGTCACACTTTCCGAGATCAAGCAGGAGCCAGGTCTTAAGAATATGGATCTTGTCCGCCTTTCCAGGTTATCAGTAGGCGCCGTTAAGGAAAAGGAATACAGGAAAGTTCTTTCCATGAGTGAAGCCAATATTTTATCCAAATAA
- a CDS encoding STN domain-containing protein — translation MWNTKSRETLSSFPVMGACKIFLLWIVLLASVPNAFCQEKKKLDLNQLIEFSNSSIRLDSLLRRITKETGFIFSYNTRNVNQNTILSVAARKYSIESLLTRIREKTGLTYSISDNHIILKFNKSYPSPLKVQSAPTKVEARNTPVLKSTATLDSLTTNAVKTDVMDGPTKTVPLETQTPDPQKAYVAAIQSKKPPRDSTVRQSKVATKKAQQNNPWSLQMHAGLSIDETTYAGPMVQIGFPSLYAAASYKTDFNVWLLSYGLGTSFKVNNKFRANFSINTGSLSRNYSYVPLDTSTKINNSIRKQNQIIAKGQLTRISIMLERKLNPKVVLQFGLQYNMLSTKYFVDDLPSSIGFTGNDSDKRFYALSPPYLLQNSYNVSSSSNEKSWIGLQLNILYTINFPKGR, via the coding sequence ATGTGGAATACAAAATCAAGGGAAACACTGTCTTCTTTTCCGGTAATGGGTGCCTGTAAAATCTTTTTGCTATGGATCGTTTTACTGGCGTCGGTTCCAAACGCTTTTTGCCAGGAAAAGAAAAAGCTTGATCTCAATCAACTGATTGAATTCTCAAACTCGTCCATTCGTCTTGATTCGTTACTCAGGAGGATTACAAAAGAGACAGGGTTCATCTTCTCCTACAACACCCGTAACGTCAATCAGAATACAATACTGTCCGTCGCGGCCAGGAAATATTCAATCGAAAGTCTTCTGACAAGAATAAGGGAAAAGACAGGACTTACTTATTCCATATCAGACAATCATATCATTCTGAAATTTAACAAATCGTATCCATCACCTTTAAAAGTGCAATCTGCTCCAACGAAAGTTGAAGCCAGGAATACACCAGTGTTGAAATCAACCGCGACCCTCGATTCACTTACAACAAATGCTGTCAAAACAGATGTCATGGATGGGCCAACCAAAACAGTTCCATTAGAAACCCAAACACCTGATCCTCAAAAGGCTTATGTTGCCGCTATCCAATCAAAGAAGCCACCCAGAGATTCAACGGTCAGGCAAAGTAAAGTTGCAACGAAGAAAGCACAGCAAAACAATCCCTGGAGCCTTCAGATGCATGCCGGATTGAGCATTGACGAAACAACTTATGCAGGACCCATGGTGCAGATAGGGTTTCCTTCACTTTATGCAGCAGCATCCTACAAAACCGATTTCAATGTGTGGCTGCTGAGCTATGGCTTGGGAACTTCATTCAAGGTTAATAATAAGTTCAGGGCAAATTTTTCTATCAACACGGGCAGCTTAAGCAGGAATTATTCTTATGTCCCTTTAGACACCTCAACCAAAATAAACAATTCCATTCGTAAGCAAAATCAAATCATCGCTAAGGGTCAACTGACGCGGATCAGCATCATGCTGGAGCGGAAACTAAATCCTAAGGTGGTGCTTCAGTTCGGCTTACAGTATAATATGCTTTCAACGAAATACTTTGTGGATGACCTGCCCTCATCCATTGGCTTTACCGGTAATGATTCCGACAAAAGATTTTACGCCCTTTCTCCTCCTTACCTTTTACAGAATTCCTATAATGTTTCTTCCAGTTCGAATGAAAAGAGCTGGATCGGATTACAGCTTAACATTCTTTACACCATTAATTTTCCCAAAGGCAGGTAA
- a CDS encoding DUF4974 domain-containing protein, translating to MNEEERIDDELIGRFLAGEATPEDAIRISDWIDLSPENKLSFNKLEMAYALKDQKLFKAADQTEVWQSISEGISTQKTVYSPLFTPLRIAASIMILCSIAAVAYFLTNGTEEQLSQISNDEIFTLSLPDRTSVVLNKESKLVYPKEFKGTVREIKLSGEAFFDVTHHSDQPFVINYDDEVSIKVLGTAFNVRQPEDHASIETHVTRGKVMMYDKSSSLIIEEGWIGIYDRSTKKLSLKKALTENELGYATHTFVFEDTSLKQVTDNLGSSFGVSFVFDNEKLKDCRLTSSYQNKQLNFILDVIAESLNVEYKIKGNTVFFSGNGCL from the coding sequence ATGAACGAGGAAGAACGTATCGATGATGAATTGATAGGAAGGTTCCTGGCTGGGGAGGCCACACCGGAAGATGCTATTCGCATCTCGGATTGGATTGATCTATCTCCTGAGAATAAGCTCTCTTTCAATAAATTAGAGATGGCGTATGCCCTCAAAGATCAAAAGCTCTTCAAAGCAGCAGACCAGACTGAGGTATGGCAATCTATCTCGGAAGGTATTTCAACTCAAAAGACAGTTTATTCTCCACTATTTACTCCTTTAAGGATCGCGGCATCTATTATGATCCTTTGCTCAATTGCCGCAGTGGCCTATTTTTTAACCAATGGAACAGAAGAACAGCTATCCCAAATTTCAAATGATGAGATCTTTACTCTTTCTCTGCCGGATAGAACTTCCGTTGTGCTGAATAAGGAAAGTAAATTGGTTTACCCGAAAGAGTTCAAAGGTACAGTCCGGGAAATAAAGCTATCCGGGGAAGCCTTCTTTGATGTAACGCATCATTCCGACCAGCCATTTGTGATCAACTATGATGATGAAGTCAGTATTAAAGTGCTGGGCACTGCTTTTAATGTACGCCAGCCCGAAGACCATGCTTCCATAGAGACACACGTCACCCGTGGAAAAGTAATGATGTATGACAAAAGTAGTTCTCTCATCATTGAAGAGGGCTGGATTGGAATCTATGACCGTTCAACGAAGAAGCTTTCTTTAAAGAAGGCACTTACCGAAAACGAACTGGGCTATGCGACCCATACATTCGTTTTTGAAGACACTTCTCTAAAGCAGGTAACTGATAACCTTGGCTCTTCCTTTGGGGTAAGTTTTGTTTTTGATAACGAAAAACTAAAAGACTGCCGGTTAACCAGCTCGTATCAAAATAAACAACTGAACTTTATACTTGACGTCATTGCCGAGTCGTTGAATGTGGAATACAAAATCAAGGGAAACACTGTCTTCTTTTCCGGTAATGGGTGCCTGTAA
- a CDS encoding RNA polymerase sigma-70 factor produces MINKSFPQYQADGFERVFEENFKRLFISLNRYAFTLVKDRDLARDAVQTVFIKWWEAKTDLSKENEAKRYLFTAVYRTSLNIIRNEKVKQQHIAAFVQERDSETKFHDTTEFEELDLKIKLTIESLPEQCRIIFCKSRFEDKKYGEIATDMNLSIKTVEAQMGKALKILREKLNNH; encoded by the coding sequence TTGATTAACAAATCATTTCCGCAGTATCAGGCTGATGGTTTTGAAAGGGTTTTTGAAGAAAACTTCAAACGTCTTTTCATTTCCCTGAATCGCTATGCCTTCACGTTGGTGAAAGACAGGGATCTGGCCCGCGACGCCGTTCAAACTGTATTCATCAAATGGTGGGAGGCAAAAACTGACTTATCGAAAGAGAATGAGGCAAAGAGATATCTCTTCACAGCGGTGTATCGAACCAGTCTCAACATCATTCGGAATGAAAAGGTGAAGCAACAACATATTGCTGCCTTTGTTCAGGAGCGTGACAGTGAAACAAAATTTCATGATACTACAGAATTCGAAGAGCTCGATCTCAAAATAAAGCTGACCATCGAAAGTCTGCCCGAGCAATGCAGAATCATTTTTTGCAAGAGCAGATTCGAGGATAAGAAGTATGGAGAGATTGCCACCGACATGAATCTATCCATAAAAACCGTAGAAGCACAAATGGGGAAGGCTCTGAAGATACTTCGTGAGAAACTTAATAACCACTGA
- a CDS encoding LysR family transcriptional regulator, with product MTLTQLEYIVALDTYRHFVLASEKCFVTQPTLSMQIQKLEEELGVKIFDRTRQPVIPTEIGASIIVQARTALREADLIKQMISDQKDSLTGELRIGIIPTLAPYLLPPLYKYMWEKYPQFNLIIKEAITEEIVHELKNNRLDCGLVVTPLKDLSIKEDILFYEELFVYVSRKNALYDKKYVLATEIDPNQLWLLEEGHCFRSQVLNLCELRKSTDFHFKYETGNIETLKRMVDKSDGITILPELAVMEFSKSQRKLVKRLKEPSPAREISLVTHRDHIKTKLIKTLKDEILNIVPKQMQKLQNKKVVDINY from the coding sequence ATGACCTTAACGCAACTGGAATACATTGTAGCCCTGGACACCTACCGGCATTTTGTACTGGCATCCGAAAAGTGTTTTGTTACACAGCCAACCCTCAGCATGCAGATTCAGAAGCTGGAAGAAGAGCTGGGTGTAAAGATATTTGACCGCACCCGTCAGCCTGTCATTCCAACTGAGATAGGGGCGAGCATTATTGTGCAGGCCAGGACTGCTTTGCGCGAAGCGGATCTTATCAAGCAGATGATCAGTGATCAGAAAGACTCCCTTACCGGAGAATTGAGAATTGGCATTATTCCAACACTGGCTCCTTATCTTCTTCCCCCGCTATATAAATACATGTGGGAAAAATATCCGCAGTTCAATCTCATCATTAAAGAAGCGATCACGGAAGAAATCGTTCATGAATTGAAGAACAACCGCCTTGACTGCGGATTGGTCGTCACGCCGCTAAAAGACCTTTCGATAAAAGAAGACATTCTTTTCTATGAGGAGCTCTTTGTTTATGTATCAAGAAAGAATGCGTTATATGATAAGAAGTATGTGCTGGCAACTGAAATTGATCCCAATCAACTCTGGCTGCTGGAAGAGGGGCATTGCTTCCGCTCGCAGGTATTGAACTTATGTGAACTGCGCAAGAGCACCGATTTTCACTTTAAGTATGAAACGGGCAATATCGAAACATTGAAACGAATGGTCGACAAAAGCGACGGCATTACCATTTTACCTGAGCTTGCTGTAATGGAATTCAGCAAATCGCAACGCAAGCTTGTAAAGCGACTGAAAGAACCAAGTCCTGCCCGTGAGATAAGCCTGGTGACACACCGTGATCATATCAAGACCAAACTCATCAAGACATTAAAAGATGAGATTCTCAACATCGTACCAAAGCAGATGCAGAAGCTGCAGAATAAGAAAGTGGTGGATATCAATTACTGA
- the katG gene encoding catalase/peroxidase HPI, translated as MQDDKTKVGDMNTEGAQCPFLGGAIKQSAGGGTRNRDWWPNQLKMSILRQHSSLSNPMDKKFNYAAEFKKLDLKAVKKDLFDLMTASQDWWPADYGHYGPFFIRMAWHSAGTYRISDGRGGAGAGTQRFAPLNSWPDNANLVKARLLLWPVKKKYGKKISWADLMVLAGNCALESMGFKTFGFAGGREDVWEPQEDVFWGAESKWLEDKRHTGDRELENPLAAVQMGLIYVNPEGPNGKPDPIASARDIRETFGRMAMNDEETVALIAGGHTFGKTHGAADPSKYVAVEPAAAGIEEQGLGWRNTFNSGNGVNTITSGLEGAWTTTPTKWSNNFFENLFGFEWELSKSPAGAHQWKPKGGAGADTVPDAHDKSKRHAPTMLTTDIALRMDPVYEKISRNFHKNPDKFADAFARAWYKLTHRDMGPLARYIGPEVPGEVLLWQDPLPAVSYKTIDDKDVAALKSKIAGSALSVSQLVSTAWASASTFRGSDKRGGANGARIRLAPQKDWKVNNPAQLANVLKTYDAIHKEFNSSQSGKQVSIADLIVLGGSVGIEKAAKNAGHDVQVPFTPGRVDAIQEQTDVDSFNVLEPGADGFRNYIKQLHTSTSEEMLIDKAQLLTLTAPELTVLLGGMRVLNTNFDQSKHGVFTKRTESLTNDFFVNLLDFGITWKATSDAQNVFEARDRKNGDVKWTATRADLIFGSNSELRALAEVYGCDDSQDVFVRDFVSAWVKVMNLDRFDLV; from the coding sequence ATGCAAGACGACAAAACAAAAGTTGGTGACATGAACACGGAAGGGGCTCAGTGTCCTTTTCTTGGTGGTGCAATCAAACAAAGTGCCGGCGGCGGCACAAGAAACCGCGACTGGTGGCCGAATCAGTTGAAGATGAGTATTCTCCGTCAACACTCTTCCCTATCCAATCCAATGGATAAGAAATTCAACTATGCGGCAGAGTTCAAAAAGCTCGACTTGAAAGCAGTGAAGAAAGATCTCTTCGACCTGATGACCGCATCTCAGGATTGGTGGCCTGCTGACTATGGTCACTATGGTCCATTCTTCATCCGCATGGCATGGCACAGTGCAGGTACATACCGCATCTCTGATGGTCGTGGTGGTGCCGGAGCAGGTACACAACGCTTTGCTCCTCTTAACAGCTGGCCGGATAATGCTAACCTTGTCAAAGCACGCTTGCTGCTTTGGCCTGTTAAAAAGAAATATGGTAAGAAGATCTCATGGGCCGACTTAATGGTCCTTGCTGGTAACTGCGCGCTTGAGTCCATGGGCTTCAAGACGTTTGGTTTCGCCGGTGGCCGTGAAGATGTTTGGGAACCACAGGAAGATGTTTTCTGGGGAGCTGAAAGCAAGTGGCTTGAAGACAAGCGTCACACAGGTGACAGGGAATTAGAGAATCCATTGGCTGCTGTGCAGATGGGTTTGATCTATGTGAATCCGGAAGGACCTAACGGAAAGCCTGATCCAATTGCATCAGCCCGTGACATACGTGAGACTTTTGGTCGCATGGCGATGAATGATGAAGAGACTGTTGCATTGATTGCCGGTGGTCACACTTTTGGTAAGACACACGGTGCTGCTGATCCAAGCAAGTACGTTGCAGTAGAACCAGCAGCGGCAGGAATTGAAGAGCAAGGCCTGGGCTGGAGAAATACATTTAATAGTGGTAATGGTGTTAACACGATCACGAGTGGTCTTGAAGGTGCATGGACAACCACACCAACAAAGTGGAGCAATAACTTTTTTGAGAATCTGTTTGGCTTTGAATGGGAACTGAGCAAGAGTCCTGCAGGTGCCCATCAGTGGAAACCAAAGGGTGGCGCGGGTGCCGATACGGTGCCGGATGCACATGACAAATCAAAACGTCATGCACCAACGATGCTGACAACGGATATTGCTTTGCGCATGGATCCTGTTTATGAAAAGATCTCAAGAAACTTCCATAAGAACCCTGATAAGTTTGCTGATGCGTTTGCACGTGCATGGTATAAGCTAACACACCGTGATATGGGTCCTCTCGCCCGCTACATCGGACCAGAAGTTCCGGGTGAAGTACTCTTATGGCAGGATCCTCTTCCAGCCGTTTCATACAAGACGATAGATGACAAGGATGTTGCTGCATTGAAAAGCAAGATTGCGGGCTCAGCACTTTCCGTATCTCAATTGGTATCAACGGCATGGGCATCAGCTTCTACATTCCGCGGCTCTGATAAACGTGGTGGAGCAAATGGTGCACGCATTCGTTTGGCACCGCAGAAAGATTGGAAGGTTAACAATCCTGCTCAGCTTGCCAATGTTCTGAAGACCTATGATGCAATTCATAAGGAGTTTAACAGTTCGCAGTCCGGCAAGCAGGTTTCAATTGCTGACCTGATCGTGCTGGGAGGTTCTGTTGGTATTGAAAAGGCAGCAAAGAACGCCGGTCATGATGTACAGGTTCCTTTCACACCTGGACGTGTGGATGCTATTCAGGAGCAAACTGATGTTGATTCATTTAATGTGCTGGAACCAGGTGCTGATGGTTTCCGTAACTACATAAAACAACTTCACACTTCTACCTCAGAAGAAATGCTGATTGATAAAGCACAGTTATTGACGCTAACAGCTCCTGAGCTGACGGTGTTGCTGGGAGGCATGCGTGTACTGAATACAAACTTTGATCAGTCTAAGCATGGTGTTTTCACAAAACGCACCGAGTCATTAACGAATGACTTCTTTGTTAATCTTCTTGATTTTGGAATTACCTGGAAGGCAACTTCAGATGCTCAGAATGTATTTGAAGCTCGCGACCGTAAGAATGGTGACGTCAAGTGGACTGCCACACGTGCTGATCTTATATTCGGATCTAACTCAGAGCTCCGTGCACTTGCAGAAGTTTATGGATGTGATGATTCTCAGGATGTATTTGTTCGTGACTTTGTATCTGCATGGGTCAAAGTGATGAACCTGGATCGATTCGATCTGGTGTAA
- a CDS encoding methyltransferase domain-containing protein, which translates to MMSTLMDDVTVYIEDIDTACLKKDNLNKIVEYYSAQSGRDLLITNRYHLVIGDFFHTNLPDNSFDRIYTNATMHVFQSPDSILTDISRKLKPDGMLFIRDGFKDNKEEKRFCPDPKCGSPLLTVNEFLVIMKRNGFKLVRQSIRSWNLSCIWLLANEVEVK; encoded by the coding sequence ATGATGTCTACTTTAATGGACGACGTAACAGTCTACATCGAAGACATTGATACCGCCTGCCTGAAAAAAGATAACCTGAATAAGATCGTAGAATATTATTCTGCCCAAAGTGGGAGAGACCTTCTGATAACAAATCGCTATCATCTTGTCATTGGTGATTTTTTCCACACTAACCTTCCAGACAATTCATTTGACAGGATCTATACTAATGCCACCATGCATGTTTTTCAATCACCCGATTCGATATTAACAGATATATCCAGAAAACTTAAACCAGACGGAATGCTGTTTATCCGGGATGGCTTCAAAGACAATAAGGAAGAGAAGCGGTTTTGTCCTGATCCGAAGTGCGGAAGTCCATTGCTTACGGTGAATGAGTTCCTTGTCATCATGAAACGAAATGGCTTTAAGCTTGTACGCCAGTCCATCCGATCTTGGAATTTATCCTGTATTTGGCTTCTCGCGAATGAAGTAGAAGTGAAATGA